In the Panulirus ornatus isolate Po-2019 chromosome 57, ASM3632096v1, whole genome shotgun sequence genome, one interval contains:
- the LOC139766351 gene encoding uncharacterized protein: protein MAPISSLSSLSTSSSTMNRCHCGASADNLLNFYLPISRRGLFLQDSFFEHAHALFNDAVRQVLGRWSGSESLMTDSWNDTNLCLSNNLSRYRQLRAQNLKEENQAVTARDDNASHKIVLDVHDFMDGEVKVKVVGERELVVEGHTKTNTGDYSVSSQSFRRHFTLPDLTNIETITSVMSSDGILTITAPKIVNHENKEYLTIPITVEGTTSTNQAENNAASSQTTSSTSTSSTNGKLSDTTEECRCKASCQEYEAVSSSVRQQNRRKVPIKINSTVIGSECDSQTSESKHTCIHSNGSITNSKLGAETETEKLLAKKADESFIKTTDKKTENLTNSAQMHNASNVSTNASVASDAQHSTVKQVHTNSKLQTQDSTTSSKVNMGRDIPISNCSFLPITRRGLFSSDSFFEDIRKDFENTVNETLRKWGETGLLTDRWGDASLRLSNNLGRYRQLRIHNLREEDQAVTVTSDNASHKIVLDVHDFMDGEVKVKVVGERELVVEGHTKTNTGDYSVSSQSFRRHFTLPDLTNIETITSVMSSDGILTITASKKVNQATAEGYIIPIMVDGRSNTDVKTSSTSTSQAASGNTASTTNSKRLEAEEKTCTADERQEKMQQQNVTKSTLHEKRTESKTEDKTTWNNVNDSQKKFTQQSHEHVTSQEHSKKGKTIPIQTETEASPAAEPLTATPQETRTPSHQSTTSSSEKSTLTSQSGTSEDKHSVTESSDVHSLRNTILPVTTRGHFFSDSFFRNSWKDFQDAVQDVVSKWSDRSSATDDMTFYRSLRDRDIKEEYQAAKSSEDDVNIKIVVDVRNFTNGGEITVKAVRERELVVEGRVQKEEDGSSFTKRFLRHFVLPCDVCLESVTSVLSSDGVLTITAPKKPSNLRIKEVIVPTAVEEGTHKTEKVNLTSEQTSRLNTETQTSAVSPAVPVKTEGSSESSAQASVREESSSRHNSSVTSQKVSDVREHIIPLQLDETQESQTSAQENISTKNTKPKNSLRKDDFWIKQTVQEENEMKDCTTDDKTGVDLEDISQVTTLGSQSMTNESTNKKVYCMTQHDQTELENVGHVSQEKWLPITVRGTFFNDSFFEDSRSNFAAAVRDVLKTKEGSSLSDDITSYRSLRERDLKLENQAVHVEEDQQSLKIVIDVYDFIEGEVNVSVDGGKELVIEGQAKIKEGTTRTFLRRFSLPRFVDLDAITSTMSSDGVLTIISPKLQQGSPSGTSEKEVFTESQARIDTQSDAGRAWAEKCEKKSAKDSEGCSSRTFSSTYRSLQEYSSKKSF, encoded by the exons ATGGCACCCATCTCAAGCCTCAGTTCACTCTCTACCAGTTCCTCAACGATGAACAGATGCCACTGTGGAGCTTCGGCAGATAATTTGCTGAACTTTTATCTGCCTATCAGCAGAAGGGGACTTTTCCTCCAAGATTCTTTCTTCGAGCACGCACACGCGCTCTTCAACGACGCCGTCAGACAGGTCCTGGGAAGATGGAGCGGGTCAGAGTCCCTCATGACTGACAGTTGGAATGACACAAACCTCtgcctctctaacaacctcagTCGCTACAGGCAGCTGCGAGCACAAAACCTGAAGGAGGAGAACCAAGCCGTCACCGCCCGCGACGACAACGCCAGTCATAAG ATCGTGTTAGACGTTCATGACTTCATGGAcggggaggtgaaggtgaaggtggtgggagagagggaactGGTGGTTGAGGGTCACACCAAGACCAACACTGGGGACTACTCTGTGTCCTCCCAGAGCTTCAGACGCCACTTTACCTTACCAGACCTGACCAACATAGAGACCATCACCTCCGTCATGTCCTCCGATGGCATACTTACCATCACTGCCCCAAAAATT GTGAATCATGAGAACAAGGAATATTTGACGATTCCCATCACAGTAGAAGGGACAACGAGTACCAATCAGGCAGAGAACAACGCTGCTTCTTCTCAGACTACATCAAGTACTTCGACGTCTTCCACTAACGGCAAATTGTCGGACACAACAGAGGAATGTCGGTGTAAAGCTAGTTGTCAAGAATATGAAGCAGTGAGTAGCTCAGTCCGTCAACAGAACCGACGTAAGGTTCCAATCAAGATCAATTCAACGGTGATTGGAAGCGAGTGTGATTCACAGACCAGCGAGAGTAAACACACATGCATTCATTCGAATGGTTCGATAACAAACTCGAAGCTTGGGGCTGAAACAGAAACTGAAAAGCTTTTGGCTAAAAAAGCTGATGAGAGTTTCATCAAAACTACAGACAAAAAGACAGAGAATCTTACAAACTCTGCCCAGATGCACAACGCCTCAAATGTTTCAACAAACGCAAGTGTTGCATCAGACGCTCAACACTCCACAGTGAAGCAGGTTCACACTAATTCGAAGCTTCAGACTCAAGATTCAACAACATCATCGAAGGTCAACATGGGACGTGATATCCCCATCTCTAACTGCAGTTTTCTCCCCATCACAAGACGGGGACTCTTCTCCAGTGACTCTTTCTTCGAAGACATCCGAAAGGACTTCGAGAACACTGTCAACGAGACCTTAAGAAAGTGGGGTGAGACGGGGCTCCTCACTGACAGATGGGGTGACGCCAGCCTCCGTCTGTCCAACAACCTGGGGCGTTACAGACAACTGAGAATCCATAacttgagggaggaggaccaagcCGTTACCGTTACCTCTGATAACGCTAGTCACAAG ATCGTGTTAGATGTTCATGACTTCATGGAcggggaggtgaaggtgaaggtggtgggagagagggaactGGTGGTTGAGGGTCACACAAAGACCAACACTGGGGACTACTCTGTGTCCTCCCAGAGCTTCAGACGCCACTTTACCTTACCAGACCTGACCAACATAGAGACCATCACCTCCGTCATGTCCTCCGATGGCATACTTACCATCACTGCCTCCAAAAAA GTGAACCAGGCTACAGCTGAAGGTTATATTATTCCCATAATGGTCGATGGAAGATCCAACACTGATGTCAAGACCTCGTCCACCTCAACCTCCCAGGCTGCGTCTGGCAACACTGCATCTACAACCAACTCCAAACGTCTTGAGGCAGAAGAGAAAACATGTACTGCTGACGAACGCCAGGAGAAGATGCAGCAGCAGAATGTAACTAAATCAACTCTGCATGAAAAGAGAACAGAGAGCAAGACAGAGGACAAGACTACGTGGAACAACGTAAATGATTCACAGAAGAAATTTACTCAACAATCCCACGAACACGTCACTTCTCAAGAACATTCGAAGAAAGGAAAAACAATCCCCATCCAAACAGAGACAGAAGCCAGCCCAGCTGCTGAACCACTTACCGCCACTCCTCAAGAGACAAGAACACCGAGCCATCAGAGTACGACGAGTTCTTCAGAGAAATCCACACTCACATCTCAGTCTGGAACGTCAGAAGACAAACACTCTGTCACTGAGTCCAGCGACGTCCACTCCCTCAGGAATACCATTCTACCAGTAACAACACGAGGCCATTTCTTCAGTGATTCCTTCTTCAGAAATTCTTGGAAGGACTTCCAGGACGCCGTTCAGGACGTGGTCTCGAAGTGGAGTGACCGATCTTCCGCCACTGACGATATGACCTTCTACAGGAGTCTGCGAGACCGAGATATCAAGGAGGAGTACCAGGCGGCCAAGTCATCTGAGGACGACGTCAATATCAAG ATCGTCGTGGATGTGAGGAACTTCACAAATGGTGGGGAGATCACAGTAaaggctgtgagggagagagagttggtggtCGAGGGACGCGTGCAGAAGGAAGAAGATGGTTCCTCGTTTACAAAACGGTTCCTCCGTCACTTCGTTCTACCTTGCGACGTCTGCTTAGAATCCGTCACTTCCGTTCTCTCTTCAGATGGCGTGTTGACCATCACGGCACCGAAGAAG CCGTCCAACCTTCGGATCAAGGAGGTCATAGTTCCCACAGCCGTCGAGGAAGGAACACACAAGACCGAGAAGGTTAACTTGACATCCGAGCAAACCTCGAGGCTAAATACTGAGACACAGACCAGCGCTGTGTCTCCAGCTGTCCCAGTCAAGACTGAAGGTTCCTCCGAGTCCTCAGCTCAGGCTTCCGTGCGAGAGGAGTCCTCATCTCGTCACAACTCATCCGTTACGTCACAAAAG GTTAGTGACGTAAGGGAACACATCATTCCACTCCAACTTGACGAAACACAAGAGAGTCAAACTTCTGCTCAGGAAAACATCAGCACAAAGAACACAAAGCCTAAGAATTCTCTCAGGAAAGATGACTTTTGGATAAAGCAAACAGTTCAGGAGGAGAATGAGATGAAAGATTGTACAACGGACGACAAGACTGGTGTTGACCTCGAAGACATTAGTCAGGTCACGACACTTGGCAGTCAGTCAATGACCAATGAATCCACAAACAAGAAAGTCTACTGTATGACCCAACATGACCAAACTGAACTTGAAAACGTCGGTCATGTTTCCCAAGAGAAATGGCTGCCCATAACCGTGAGGGGAACATTCTTCAACGATTCTTTCTTTGAAGACAGCAGGAGCAACTTTGCTGCAGCTGTGAGGGACGTGCTGAAGACAAAGGAAGGATCTTCCCTATCTGACGACATCACCTCCTACAGGAGTCTACGTGAGCGGGATCTAAAGTTGGAGAACCAAGCAGTCCATGTAGAGGAGGACCAGCAATCCTTGAAG ATTGTGATCGACGTCTATGACTTCATCGAAGGTGAAGTCAACGTCTcagttgatggagggaaggagttgGTGATCGAAGGTCAAGCCAAAATAAAAGAAGGAACCACACGGACCTTCCTCCGCCGTTTCTCACTCCCTCGCTTCGTCGACTTGGACGCCATCACCTCAACCATGTCGTCTGACGGTGTTCTCACCATCATCTCCCCAAAGCTACAACAAGGATCACCATCCGGGACAAGTGAAAAGGAAGTGTTCACCGAGAGCCAGGCGAGGATAGACACCCAGAGCGACGCAGGGCGAGCATGGGCGGAGAAATGTGAGAAAAAGTCAGCTAAAGACTCCGAGGGTTGCAGCTCCCGCACCTTCAGCAGTACCTATCGTTCCCTCCAAGAATACTCCTCCAAGAAATCCTTCTAA